The sequence TTCTGGTTGTCTAACAACACTTCCTGCTGTTGAACTTACATAACCAGAAAAAGCTAATAATCCACCAATAAGTGCAGTCATTAATCCAGGTCCTACTTTTGATCCTAAAGAAGAACTTGAGAATATAAGACCCTCATAACGTGTATGAGTTTTCCATTGACCATACTCAACTGTATCTGCTAACATTCCAAATATTACTGCAAACATTGGAGCTTCTCCAACTGATCTTACTGCACTAGTTATTAACGCCCAGTTAAAACTATATGGATTGATAAAGAAAGCTAATTGTGCTACTACTGCAAGTAATGCTCCTGCTAAAGCCATATCTCTTTTTGATACTTTTCTAAGAAGCAAAGAACACAAGAAAGATCCTATCCCTAATACAAGAAATTCTGTAGTATATAACACACTATACATCCAATCATCATTTCCAAGAATATATTTACAATAGTAAGGTAAATTCATTCCAACTATTGTGTTATGAATATTAATTAAAGCCCACAACATTAAACAATAAACCCAATATTTATTTTTAAACAAAGCTTTTATTCCACGTTTCAAATCTGGTTTACCTTTTCTATTGGCAGAGGCTTTAACACGCTCTTTACAGAAAAAGAAACATATTATTAGTAATATAAAAGCTACTGCTGACCACATAGAAATTGTTTTTATCCAAGCTGATTGGTCATTACCGAAATATTTAACTATAGGCAATGTAAATGTAACTGCAAGTATTTTTCCAAGAGGTGACATTCCCATACGAACCATAGCAATAACTCCTCTTTCATGTTGATTTCTAGTCATTAATGATCCAAGAACACTGTATGGTAAATTTAATGCTGTATAAATAACTGTAGTTACAAGATTATATGTAACAAATATATATATAAATTGTATCGTTGCACTAGAATCTGCTGGCACAACAAACAAAGCTATTGTTGATAAAAAATAAGGTAGCGACATCCATAAAACCCAAGGACGAGCTTTTCCCCATTTTGAATTAACTTTTTCAGTTATAAACCCC is a genomic window of Fusobacterium sp. JB019 containing:
- a CDS encoding glycoside-pentoside-hexuronide (GPH):cation symporter, whose product is MEDMQVGSVGIESPGIGIGSIGKDIGVGNAGANIVDDDVKVSLWEKVAYGGGDTACNISLGVVNSLLTLFYTDYAGISVGIVGMVMLLSRVFDGFSDVAMGFITEKVNSKWGKARPWVLWMSLPYFLSTIALFVVPADSSATIQFIYIFVTYNLVTTVIYTALNLPYSVLGSLMTRNQHERGVIAMVRMGMSPLGKILAVTFTLPIVKYFGNDQSAWIKTISMWSAVAFILLIICFFFCKERVKASANRKGKPDLKRGIKALFKNKYWVYCLMLWALINIHNTIVGMNLPYYCKYILGNDDWMYSVLYTTEFLVLGIGSFLCSLLLRKVSKRDMALAGALLAVVAQLAFFINPYSFNWALITSAVRSVGEAPMFAVIFGMLADTVEYGQWKTHTRYEGLIFSSSSLGSKVGPGLMTALIGGLLAFSGYVSSTAGSVVRQPESAKAMILTLYKWGPVVSWALIALILFYYKLDKIYPQIMVELKAREAKGEL